From Debaryomyces hansenii CBS767 chromosome C complete sequence, a single genomic window includes:
- a CDS encoding DEHA2C01958p (similar to uniprot|P39110 Saccharomyces cerevisiae YMR138W CIN4 GTP-binding protein involved in beta-tubulin (Tub2p) folding) produces MGLLSIIKKQKIKDKEIRILMLGLDNSGKTTITKKLLNQDISTISPTLGFQINTINYNDFNLNVWDIGGQTSLRTFWGNYFDQTDIVIWVIDCLSLERLNESYQELREKVILQDRLIGIYLVILINKIDLLDPELHEDICEQVANTLDLPSQIPQKDKWTIQMVSGKSGEGLPNILDWIVTREY; encoded by the coding sequence ATGGGATTACTCagtataataaagaaacagaagaTCAAAGATAAAGAGATCAGAATACTAATGCTAGGATTGGATAATTCTGGTAAAACTACAATTACGAAAAAACTATTAAATCAAGatatatcaacaatttctCCAACACTAggatttcaaattaataCTATCAACTACAACGATTTTAACTTGAATGTTTGGGATATCGGTGGACAGACTAGCCTTCGAACCTTTTGGGGAAACTACTTCGATCAGACAGACATTGTTATATGGGTGATCGATTGCTTGAGTTTAGAGCGGCTAAACGAATCTTATCAGGAACTCAGAGAAAAAGTTATACTACAAGACAGACTCATAGGTATTTACTTAGTGATTTTGATCAATAAGATAGATTTATTAGACCCAGAATTACATGAAGATATCTGTGAACAAGTGGCCAATACGCTAGATTTGCCGCTGCAGATCCCTCAAAAAGACAAATGGACTATCCAGATGGTAAGCGGAAAATCTGGCGAAGGGCTTCCGAACATCCTAGATTGGATAGTAACTAGAGAGTACTAA
- a CDS encoding DEHA2C01936p (weakly similar to uniprot|P30620 Saccharomyces cerevisiae YMR137C PSO2 Required for a post-incision step in the repair of DNA single and double-strand breaks) yields MPVNQKKTSIIAKRQRSIFEFTQTGNDIDVQNSFNPCEVIDLTDDAESFGVKLEQEEINTGGEIEAMGERELDVDAVNCPMCNRSLVDFSMDNRILHIEECLSLVTLKEDVPTITSESSDLKKEEINGTNKSDVDTGRNKRKNRHVLPSDKEKEKYLNKKAKIEHSKPKVIKPPASISASRSKAQIPDVKVLTFPASVNSNYQIAVDAFNYSPHELINKYFLTHFHSDHYGGITKKWCYERVFKDGDDFEDESKYKKIIFCSTITAKLLSLRFRIDPKFIMPLETNRRYLIQSFDTDVETEDGFIQTDDLMLPGLFVTPITANHCPGSVIFLFESLSNNGQRLRVLHCGDFRVNREILDHPRLLTFNIANQGDLCLDKVYLDTTYMSPSYNFPKQELVCNTVSDMFYDLIYSQGETETTDSLFTTWFGVLKQSRITDFITKRDNQYKKKKFLVLIGTYVIGKERLAISISQRLNNCPIYVSTINSRNDKVDLVKSFDDNYLNQVLTTDDLGGSDSECMVHLVPMKIVSSLEELSNYFNHNRYFERFERCVGLRPTGWSFSNKYASTYKDEQDSNMQHSSDLNRLSSSCQDLVKIMKTEPTFSFIENILPQSPLSSLISKSKKVNHDESLYRIYTLPYSEHSSFRELSFFAIFLKIKVIIPTVNISDESSIIKMDSIIKSWELIREYKMNPGSTQELESNVARGIQDLCIEDF; encoded by the coding sequence ATGCCAGTTAATCAGAAGAAAACTTCTATTATAGCCAAGCGGCAaagatcaatatttgaGTTCACACAGACAGGTAACGATATAGATGTTCAAAATAGTTTTAACCCTTGTGAAGTTATAGATCTCACTGATGATGCTGAATCGTTTGGTGTGAAGTTAGAGCAAGAGGAGATAAATACTGGAGGCGAAATTGAAGCGATGGgagaaagagaattagATGTTGATGCAGTAAATTGTCCGATGTGCAACCGTAGCTTGGTTGATTTTTCTATGGATAATCGAATTCTTCATATAGAAGAATGCTTATCCTTGGTCACTTTAAAGGAAGATGTACCAACCATTACAAGCGAATCAAGtgatttaaagaaagaagaaatcaacgGAACCAACAAGAGCGACGTAGATACGGGTAGGAACAAGAGAAAAAATAGACATGTGCTACCATCAGATAAGGAAAaagagaaatatttgaataaaaaagCCAAAATCGAACATTCAAAACCTAAAGTGATAAAACCACCAGCATCGATATCAGCGTCGAGGTCCAAAGCACAGATTCCCGATGTAAAGGTGTTAACTTTTCCGGCATCAGTCAATTCTAATTATCAAATAGCAGTGGATGCATTCAATTATTCTCCCCATGAATTaatcaacaaatattttttaacACACTTCCATTCCGATCACTATGGCGGAATCACTAAAAAATGGTGTTATGAGAGAGTTTTTAAAGATGGCGATGActttgaagatgaaagtaaatacaaaaagattattttttGTTCCACAATCACTGCTAAATTGTTGTCTTTACGGTTCAGAATTGatccaaaatttattatgcCGTTAGAAACGAATAGAAGATATTTAATACAAAGCTTTGATACTGATGTTGAAACTGAAGATGGTTTCATTCAAACAGATGATCTAATGCTTCCAGGATTATTTGTTACTCCTATTACTGCAAATCATTGCCCTGGTTCTGTGATATTCTTGTTTGAATCGTTGTCGAATAATGGTCAGAGGCTAAGGGTTTTACATTGTGGAGACTTCAGAGTTAATAGAGAAATTTTGGATCACCCTAGATTATTGACGTTTAATATAGCCAATCAAGGCGATCTTTGTCTAGATAAAGTTTATTTGGATACTACATATATGTCTCCATCATATAATTTTCCCAAACAAGAATTAGTATGCAATACTGTTTCTGATATGTTCTATGACTTGATTTATTCGCAAGGGGAAACTGAAACTAcagattcattattcacGACTTGGTTTGGAGTATTGAAACAATCAAGGATTACCGATTTTATTACCAAACGAGATAATCAAtacaaaaagaaaaagtttTTAGTTTTAATAGGAACCTATGTTATTGGAAAGGAAAGGTTAGCTATATCAATTCTGCAAAGGTTAAACAATTGTCCTATTTATGTTCTGACCATTAACAGTCGAAATGATAAAGTAGACTTAGTAAAGTCTTTTGATGATAACTATTTGAATCAAGTCTTAACAACTGATGATTTGGGTGGATCGGATTCTGAATGTATGGTTCATTTGGTTCCCATGAAAATTGTTAGTTCTCTTGAGGAACTATCGAATTATTTTAATCACAACAggtattttgaaagatttgaaagatgtGTTGGACTTCGGCCAACTGGTTGGTCATTTCTGAATAAATACGCGTCAACCTATAAGGATGAGCAGGATTCCAATATGCAACATAGCTCTGATTTAAATAGGCTTTCGAGTTCTTGTCAGGACCTagtgaagataatgaaaactGAGCCAACGTTTTCATTCATTGAGAATATATTACCACAATCTCCTTTGCTGTCgttaatttcaaaatcgaAGAAAGTGAATCATGATGAATCTTTATACAGAATTTACACGCTACCTTATAGTGaacattcttcttttcgtGAATTATCATTCTTTGCAATCTTTTTGAAGATTAAAGTAATTATTCCAACAGTAAATATCAGTGATGAATCaagtataataaaaatggatAGTATAATTAAGAGTTGGGAGTTGATAAGAGAATACAAAATGAATCCAGGTAGCACTCAGGAATTAGAATCTAATGTTGCTCGAGGAATTCAAGACTTATGCATAGAagatttttga
- a CDS encoding DEHA2C01892p (similar to CA2042|IPF14219 Candida albicans IPF14219) — MALLRRAYALPKSTKILLGILISITSLIFFIKLAFYRSAIGNGNNEQDEVVFHNIQVSYLQLIPRYTIFYPWVIVTAIFAEISVVSFIISGAILAVSTKYVEKFWGYKEVIKFVLVLGSFTNLITVLITIICNLMRGDVEGMDKPLGGGISYYFGFLVVLKQLIPEHNIVLFQGLINFRVKHLPFILLNVVSVWSLLITRSLYPAIPSIGSFIISYNYLRFYQSFLTDPLLPITMANGGSDSSGSLITGDASDTFQLVEFFPRILKPYLTVLFDGCYDLGCMLGIITPFNDDSIEQGNIRAQKRSEQANQTQKSVANSVAERRRQVALQVIEDRINKETRK; from the coding sequence atgGCATTGTTAAGGAGGGCGTATGCATTACCCAAATCAACAAAGATCTTGCTAGGGATATTGATCTCTATAACTTCgcttatatttttcataaaACTTGCTTTCTACCGTTCAGCTATTGGTAATGGAAATAACGAACAAGATGAAGTCGTTTTCCACAACATCCAAGTATCatatttgcaattgatACCACGTTACACGATATTCTACCCATGGGTCATAGTTACTGCGATCTTTGCTGAAATTTCGGTTGtttcatttataatatCAGGCGCTATATTGGCCGTATCAACCAAATACGTGGAAAAGTTCTGGGGATATAAGGAGGTCATTAAGTTTGTCTTGGTCTTAGGGTCATTTACTAATTTGATAACTGTTCtaattacaattatttgtAATTTGATGAGAGGTGATGTTGAGGGAATGGATAAACCATTAGGTGGGGGTATTTCATACTATTTTGGATTTTTGGTGGTTTTGAAGCAGCTTATTCCAGAGCATAATATAGTATTGTTTCAAGGACTAATCAATTTCAGAGTAAAACATTTGCCGTTCATATTACTTAATGTTGTTTCTGTATGGTCTTTGTTAATAACCAGATCCTTATACCCAGCAATCCCATCTATTGGGAGCTTCATCATATCCTATAATTACTTACGGTTTTATCAATCGTTTTTAACTGACCCATTATTGCCCATTACAATGGCGAATGGCGGTTCAGACAGTTCAGGCTCATTGATTACAGGCGATGCATCCGATACTTTCCAATTGGTTGAGTTTTTCCCTAGGATTTTAAAGCCATATTTGACTGTTCTATTTGACGGTTGCTATGATTTGGGTTGTATGTTAGGAATCATTACCCCatttaatgatgattcGATTGAACAAGGTAATATAAGAGCCCAGAAAAGACTGGAGCAAGCGAACCAAACCCAAAAAAGTGTGGCCAATTCGGTGGctgaaagaagaagacaagTGGCATTACAGGTCATTGAGgatagaataaataaagagACTAGAAAGTAA
- a CDS encoding DEHA2C01914p (similar to uniprot|P46985 Saccharomyces cerevisiae YJL183W MNN11 Subunit of a Golgi mannosyltransferase complex): MFNAGSNSFKPKYQKSKGSLPFPATFNKISNLKKSNLTTYVAILLFIWFFLNPFSLVSNIFRGNSSLEYPPGHPLTSKNTIETTSKYIYPPIEDAPLLKQLGVSKLVHESRVRDANAPEIEKIIVRSLNAFDDPNPETQNVKEENENAVSSLSRAKNRFKNQDKVVYKPKNTKNYPDIVIVTAVDFEKYSVDALTKIVQNKVDYAHEQNYGVYVRWYQEFLPVLNSMDILKSKEKAKWMRLYCLRAAMFAFPEAKWFWYIDQDSLIMDMSINLQDYLLSPEALNPVILKEQPIIPPDGRIKTYRNSNADLTKLIITQSENKVESHSFLVKNDYVGRAIIEAWAFELFSKYENFPFGPDSALTHLLQWHPFILSKSSIVPARTIAAQHSPIDLPVDKNGKAGDHIHYYDGDLAAFWSNCGSQEECEKFLDLYYSKLKGKKSNQD; encoded by the coding sequence ATGTTCAATGCAGGctctaattcatttaaaCCCAAATATCAGAAGCTGAAAGGCTCCCTACCATTCCCGGCTacttttaataaaatactGAATCTTAAAAAGCTGAACTTAACCACATACGTTgcaattttattgtttatttgGTTTTTCTTGAATCCATTCAGTCTAGTTAGCAATATATTCCGTGGAAATTCGCTGTTAGAATATCCTCCGGGTCATCCATTAACCAGTAAGAATACTATCGAAACGACttccaaatatatatacccACCCATTGAGGATGCACCATTATTGAAACAGCTTGGTGTCAGTAAGTTAGTTCATGAGTCTAGAGTAAGAGATGCAAATGCTCCTGAGAtcgaaaaaattattgttagATCATTAAATGCCTTTGATGATCCAAATCCTGAAACCCAGAATGTGAAGGAAGAGAACGAAAATGCCGTCCTGAGTTTATCCAGAGCTAAGAATCGGTTTAAGAACCAAGATAAAGTGGTTTATAAACCAAAAAATACCAAGAATTATCCTGATATTGTGATTGTCACTGCAGtggattttgaaaaatattcgGTAGATGCTTTAACCAAAATCGTACAGAATAAAGTTGATTACGCCCATGAGCAAAACTATGGTGTGTATGTTCGCTGGTATCAAGAGTTTCTTCCTGTTTTAAATTCTAtggatattttgaaatccAAGGAAAAGGCTAAATGGATGAGGTTATATTGTTTGAGAGCTGCAATGTTTGCATTTCCTGAAGCAAAGTGGTTTTGGTATATTGATCAAGACTCATTAATCATGGATATGTCTATTAACTTGCAGGACTACTTATTGTCCCCGGAAGCATTAAATCCAGTAATTTTAAAAGAGCAGCCAATTATCCCACCCGACGGAAGAATTAAAACTTATCGTAACTCTAATGCGGACTTGactaaattaattataacACAATCAGAAAATAAAGTGGAATCTCATTCATTTTTAGTTAAAAATGATTATGTTGGAAGGGCTATTATTGAAGCATGGgcatttgaattattctCGAAGTATGAGAACTTCCCATTTGGACCTGATTCTGCTTTGACACATTTGTTACAATGGCACCCATTCATTTTAAGTAAATCAAGCATCGTGCCTGCAAGAACAATTGCTGCACAGCATAGTCCAATTGATTTACCCGTTGATAAGAATGGCAAAGCAGGTGACCATATTCATTACTACGACGGTGATTTGGCAGCCTTTTGGTCTAATTGTGGATCTCAAGAAGAgtgtgaaaaatttttagatctttattattctaAATTGAAGGGAAAGAAAAGTAACCAGGATTAG